A window from Sinorhizobium fredii encodes these proteins:
- a CDS encoding DUF4304 domain-containing protein, which produces MDCVVQVISVQRSMNNTELDSRFTVNIGVTLDTRPTKARVAEHDCRARQRIGFQRPERQDHWYRYQPKEAARVQLAVAEARAAIEAYALPYLSQTSGEFSMAVAAGNIGDASTCGGLESIRRSQAADHSPFTVKEGV; this is translated from the coding sequence ATGGACTGCGTCGTGCAGGTCATTTCCGTACAGCGGTCGATGAACAATACAGAGCTCGATTCCCGCTTCACCGTCAATATCGGCGTGACCCTCGACACCCGGCCGACAAAGGCCAGAGTTGCGGAACATGACTGCAGGGCACGCCAGCGCATCGGCTTTCAGCGCCCGGAGCGGCAGGATCATTGGTATCGCTATCAGCCGAAGGAGGCGGCGAGGGTCCAGCTCGCGGTCGCGGAAGCCCGCGCAGCCATAGAAGCTTACGCGCTGCCCTATCTCTCTCAAACTTCAGGTGAGTTTTCCATGGCTGTTGCTGCAGGCAACATCGGTGATGCAAGCACATGCGGGGGTCTGGAAAGCATTCGACGGTCTCAGGCGGCGGATCATTCGCCTTTTACCGTCAAAGAGGGCGTCTAG
- a CDS encoding heavy metal translocating P-type ATPase translates to MRGRVRESRYRVEGMDCASCAAKIDTAVRRVAGVEEVSVSVTAATMMVRHADHDNIGPAIVRKVVGLGYGLLPLAGEVSQGSSPPGEHACCGHAHAAPGEDHGHRHSHEVSSARSADLPNTGATANQVRRAESWWRTKKGRLTVACGVALAGAYGIGKLFPVTEPWIFTLAMLVGLLPIARRAVMAALAGTPFSIEMLMTIAAVGAVFIGAGEEAAMVVFLFLIGELLEGIAAGKARASIEALTALVPKTALMEAGGRMIEVPAESLPEGAIILVRPGERFAADGVVLTGESGVDEAPVTGESALVLKGPGDAVSAGTVNGDGALRLRVTAAAADNTIARVIRLVEEAQETKAPTERFIDRFSRTYTPAVALVAALVAIVPPLFFGGLWQEWIYKGLALLLIGCPCALVISTPAAIAASLSAGARRGLLIKGGAVLENIGKVTAVAFDKTGTLTEGRPLVTDILGFDRAEAEVLSHAAALEQGSSHPLAQAILSRAEADGCALPTATDVKALGGKGVSGWVADVDLFLGAPQEADRRAPLTAEQKAQVTALHGQGKTVSVLIADGRAAGALAMRDEPRTDAATGVKALAERGLRVIMLTGDNRRTAEAIAGRLGIEARAELLPEDKQRIIGELKSEGYVVAKVGDGINDAPALAAANVGIAVGGGTDVALETADAASLHGRVTDIAAMVTLSRQTMRNIYQNIAIALGLKGVFLVTTVAGVTGLWPAILADTGATVLVTINALRLLRTPIDP, encoded by the coding sequence ATGAGAGGTCGGGTTCGGGAAAGCAGATATCGCGTAGAAGGCATGGATTGCGCGTCCTGCGCCGCGAAGATCGACACCGCCGTCAGGCGCGTCGCCGGTGTCGAGGAGGTCAGCGTCTCGGTGACTGCGGCCACGATGATGGTCCGGCATGCCGACCACGACAATATCGGCCCGGCAATCGTGCGCAAGGTGGTCGGGCTTGGTTACGGGCTCTTGCCACTGGCCGGGGAAGTGTCGCAAGGATCGTCGCCTCCTGGCGAGCATGCTTGCTGCGGCCATGCGCATGCCGCGCCAGGTGAGGATCACGGTCACAGACACTCACACGAGGTCTCGTCCGCACGCTCCGCCGACCTTCCGAATACTGGCGCCACCGCGAATCAAGTGCGCCGAGCGGAGTCATGGTGGAGAACGAAAAAGGGCAGGCTGACCGTTGCCTGCGGCGTCGCGCTCGCCGGGGCCTATGGCATTGGAAAGCTCTTTCCTGTGACCGAGCCGTGGATATTCACCCTTGCCATGCTTGTCGGCCTGCTGCCGATCGCCAGACGCGCAGTCATGGCCGCTCTCGCCGGGACGCCGTTCTCCATCGAGATGCTGATGACCATCGCGGCGGTTGGCGCCGTCTTCATCGGCGCCGGAGAAGAGGCGGCGATGGTCGTGTTTCTCTTCCTGATCGGCGAACTCCTCGAAGGGATCGCCGCCGGTAAGGCGCGGGCGAGCATTGAAGCGCTGACGGCGCTTGTGCCGAAAACGGCGCTCATGGAGGCGGGGGGCCGCATGATCGAGGTTCCGGCGGAGAGCCTGCCGGAGGGCGCCATCATTCTTGTCCGCCCCGGTGAGCGGTTCGCCGCCGACGGCGTGGTCCTGACCGGCGAGAGCGGCGTCGACGAAGCACCGGTGACCGGCGAGAGCGCGCTTGTCCTGAAGGGGCCCGGCGACGCCGTCTCTGCCGGTACGGTCAACGGCGATGGCGCCTTGCGGCTGCGCGTCACCGCCGCTGCCGCCGACAACACCATCGCCCGCGTCATCAGGCTCGTCGAGGAGGCGCAGGAGACGAAAGCGCCGACGGAACGGTTTATCGACCGCTTCTCCCGCACCTATACGCCGGCCGTGGCCCTGGTCGCCGCCCTGGTCGCGATCGTCCCGCCGCTCTTCTTCGGCGGCCTCTGGCAGGAGTGGATCTACAAGGGGCTCGCCCTTCTGCTGATCGGCTGCCCCTGCGCCCTGGTCATCTCCACCCCGGCGGCGATCGCCGCGAGCCTCTCGGCCGGCGCGCGCCGTGGCCTGCTCATCAAGGGCGGCGCCGTGCTCGAGAACATCGGCAAGGTCACCGCCGTCGCCTTCGACAAGACCGGCACGCTCACCGAAGGTAGGCCGTTGGTGACGGATATTCTTGGCTTCGATCGAGCCGAAGCGGAGGTCCTCAGCCATGCGGCCGCCCTCGAACAGGGCTCCAGCCACCCGCTGGCGCAGGCGATCCTGTCGCGTGCCGAGGCCGATGGATGCGCATTGCCGACCGCCACCGACGTCAAGGCCCTCGGCGGCAAGGGTGTCAGCGGCTGGGTGGCGGACGTGGACCTTTTCCTCGGCGCGCCGCAGGAGGCTGACCGCCGCGCGCCATTGACGGCAGAGCAGAAGGCGCAGGTGACCGCGCTGCACGGCCAGGGCAAGACCGTTTCGGTGCTGATCGCCGACGGTCGCGCGGCCGGCGCGCTCGCCATGCGCGACGAGCCGCGCACCGATGCGGCGACGGGCGTGAAGGCGCTCGCGGAGCGCGGCCTTCGTGTGATCATGCTCACGGGCGACAACCGGCGCACGGCGGAGGCGATCGCCGGCCGGCTCGGGATCGAGGCGCGCGCCGAACTCCTGCCGGAGGACAAGCAGCGCATCATCGGCGAATTGAAGAGCGAGGGTTACGTGGTCGCCAAAGTCGGCGACGGCATCAACGACGCGCCGGCTCTGGCAGCTGCGAATGTCGGCATCGCGGTCGGCGGCGGCACCGACGTGGCGCTCGAGACGGCCGATGCCGCCAGCCTCCATGGGCGCGTCACGGATATTGCCGCGATGGTGACGCTGTCGCGGCAGACGATGCGCAATATCTACCAGAACATCGCGATAGCGCTCGGCCTCAAGGGCGTCTTTCTCGTGACGACCGTTGCCGGCGTCACCGGCCTCTGGCCGGCGATCCTGGCCGATACCGGCGCCACCGTCCTGGTGACGATCAACGCGCTGAGACTGCTGCGAACGCCCATCGATCCCTGA
- a CDS encoding ABC transporter ATP-binding protein, with product MDNIAIELRGIDKSFGPVHANKDINLKVRKGTIHGIIGENGAGKSTLMSILYGFYQADNGEIFVDGKEVAIRDPNTAISVGIGMVHQHFMLVENFTVLENVMLGAEDSQILNKGIAKARQELKRLEREYALEVNPDALIEELPVGLQQRVEILKALYRRADILILDEPTGVLTPAEADHLFRILGQLKAQGKTIILITHKLREIMAITDEVSVMRRGEMVATRTTRETSVEELAELMVGRRVLLRVEKGEASPGDVKLAVEGLTVKDSRGVTMVDDVSFEVRAGEIVGIAGVAGNGQSELLEAIAGIRKATSGTVLLNGRSVDVTGHRDPAELRARGLAHVPEDRHHVGLVLKFEESENAILGYHNDPRYLKGAFLDIDAIRKDAEEKIAKYDIRPPNARLKTANFSGGNQQKIVLAREMERGPDVLIIGQPTRGVDVGAIEFIHKRIIEMRDQGKAVLLVSVELDEIRSLSDRILVMFAGRVVGERSPEATEGELGLLMAGVEGRKEAAE from the coding sequence ATGGACAATATTGCCATCGAATTGCGCGGGATCGACAAGAGCTTCGGTCCGGTCCATGCCAACAAGGACATCAATCTCAAGGTTCGCAAGGGCACGATCCACGGCATCATCGGTGAGAATGGCGCCGGGAAATCGACGCTGATGTCGATCCTCTACGGCTTCTACCAGGCCGACAACGGCGAGATATTCGTCGACGGCAAGGAGGTCGCCATTCGCGATCCGAATACGGCGATCTCCGTCGGCATCGGCATGGTCCACCAGCATTTCATGCTGGTGGAGAATTTCACCGTGCTCGAGAACGTCATGCTCGGCGCCGAGGACAGTCAGATCCTCAACAAGGGCATCGCCAAGGCGCGCCAGGAACTGAAGCGGCTCGAACGGGAATATGCGCTCGAGGTCAATCCAGATGCGCTGATAGAGGAACTGCCGGTCGGCCTGCAGCAGCGGGTGGAGATCCTGAAAGCCCTCTACCGTAGGGCCGACATCCTCATCCTCGACGAGCCGACCGGCGTTCTGACCCCGGCCGAGGCCGACCATCTCTTCCGCATCCTCGGCCAGCTCAAGGCTCAAGGGAAGACGATCATCCTGATCACCCACAAGCTGCGCGAAATCATGGCGATCACCGACGAGGTCTCCGTCATGCGCCGCGGCGAGATGGTCGCGACCCGCACGACGCGCGAGACCTCGGTCGAGGAGCTTGCCGAGCTCATGGTCGGCCGCCGCGTGCTGCTGCGCGTCGAAAAGGGCGAGGCGAGCCCCGGCGACGTGAAGCTTGCGGTTGAGGGGCTGACCGTCAAGGACAGCCGCGGCGTGACCATGGTCGACGACGTCTCCTTCGAGGTCCGCGCCGGCGAGATCGTCGGTATTGCCGGTGTTGCCGGCAACGGCCAGTCGGAACTGCTCGAGGCGATCGCCGGCATCCGAAAGGCGACCTCCGGAACCGTGCTTTTGAACGGCAGGTCCGTCGATGTGACGGGCCACAGGGATCCCGCCGAGCTCCGAGCCCGCGGGCTGGCGCATGTCCCGGAAGACCGGCATCACGTCGGTCTGGTCCTCAAGTTCGAGGAGAGCGAGAACGCCATTCTCGGCTACCACAACGACCCGCGTTACCTGAAGGGCGCCTTCCTCGACATCGACGCGATCCGCAAGGATGCCGAGGAGAAGATCGCCAAATACGACATCCGTCCGCCGAATGCGCGGCTGAAGACCGCCAATTTCTCCGGCGGCAATCAGCAGAAGATCGTCCTTGCCCGAGAAATGGAGCGTGGCCCCGATGTGCTGATCATCGGCCAGCCGACCCGCGGCGTCGATGTGGGCGCGATCGAATTCATCCACAAGCGGATCATCGAGATGCGCGACCAGGGCAAGGCCGTGCTGCTCGTCTCCGTCGAGCTCGACGAAATCCGCTCGCTTTCCGACCGTATCCTGGTGATGTTTGCCGGCCGCGTCGTCGGCGAGCGCAGCCCGGAGGCAACGGAGGGCGAACTCGGCCTGCTGATGGCCGGCGTCGAGGGCCGCAAGGAGGCCGCAGAATGA
- a CDS encoding ABC transporter permease yields the protein MSTPYAKLPGWVEYGLIPLINLAVAFLVAGLVVLLVGENPFEAAYHLINGAFGRGEYIGFTLYYATTFIFTGLAVAVAFHAGLFNIGGEGQAYVGGIGVALACLWLDQVMPWYVVFPLAIVGSVFFGALWAFLPGWLQAKRGSHIVITTIMFNFIASSLMVYLLTRVLKPLGSMAPQTRTFAEGGQLPKLDWLLSIFGLNVGTAPFNISFLLALAAAFGVWVLIWRTKLGYEMRTMGNSPSAARYAGIRESRITVITMMISGGLAGMMALNPIMGEQFRMQLDFVQGAGFVGIAVALMGRSHPGGIIPAAILFGVLYQGGAEIAFEMPSISRDMIVIIQGLVILFAGALENMFRPAITRAFAMRGQRAAAVVQTKGA from the coding sequence ATGAGCACACCCTATGCGAAGCTCCCGGGCTGGGTCGAATATGGCCTCATCCCGCTGATAAACCTTGCCGTCGCCTTCCTCGTCGCCGGTCTCGTCGTGCTGCTCGTCGGCGAGAATCCGTTCGAGGCCGCCTACCACCTGATCAACGGCGCCTTCGGCCGCGGCGAATATATCGGCTTCACGCTCTATTACGCGACCACCTTCATCTTCACCGGACTTGCCGTCGCCGTCGCCTTCCATGCCGGGCTCTTCAATATCGGCGGCGAGGGACAGGCCTATGTCGGCGGCATCGGCGTCGCGCTTGCCTGCCTCTGGCTCGACCAAGTGATGCCCTGGTACGTGGTCTTCCCGCTGGCTATCGTCGGCTCGGTCTTCTTCGGCGCTCTCTGGGCCTTCCTGCCGGGCTGGCTGCAGGCCAAGCGCGGGAGCCATATCGTCATCACCACCATCATGTTCAACTTCATCGCCTCGAGCCTGATGGTCTATCTCCTGACGCGCGTCCTGAAGCCGCTCGGCTCGATGGCGCCGCAGACGCGGACCTTCGCAGAGGGCGGCCAATTGCCGAAGCTCGACTGGCTGCTGTCGATCTTCGGCCTCAATGTCGGAACGGCGCCGTTCAACATCTCCTTCCTGCTGGCGCTCGCCGCCGCCTTCGGCGTCTGGGTGCTGATCTGGCGCACCAAGCTCGGCTACGAGATGCGCACCATGGGCAATAGCCCCTCGGCGGCCCGCTATGCCGGCATTCGGGAAAGCCGCATCACCGTCATCACCATGATGATCTCCGGCGGCCTTGCCGGGATGATGGCGCTGAACCCGATCATGGGCGAGCAGTTCCGCATGCAGCTCGATTTCGTCCAGGGCGCCGGCTTCGTCGGCATCGCGGTTGCGCTGATGGGCCGGTCGCATCCGGGCGGCATCATCCCCGCGGCGATCCTCTTCGGCGTGCTCTATCAGGGCGGAGCCGAGATCGCCTTCGAGATGCCGTCGATCTCGCGCGACATGATCGTCATCATCCAGGGCCTCGTCATCCTCTTTGCCGGCGCGCTCGAAAACATGTTCCGCCCGGCGATCACCCGCGCCTTCGCGATGCGCGGCCAGCGCGCCGCCGCGGTCGTCCAGACCAAGGGAGCCTGA
- a CDS encoding ABC transporter permease, with the protein MDFFHVLVVLLESTIRVSVPLVFAALAGLFTERAGVFDIGLEGKMLGAAFAAGAVAAVTQSVWMGLLAAILISILLSLVHGYASITQRGNQIVSGVAINFIVAGSTVILGEAWFRQGGRTPALAEGARFQTINLPGADAIREVPVLGPIYADLLSGHFLLTYLAFAMVPASWWILYRTRFGLRLRAVGENPGAVDTAGISVIWLRYRAVICCGILCGFAGAYLSLAMTAGFVKGMTAGKGYIALAALIFAKWRPKNVMFACLLFGFLDALAIRLQGTPLPLVGQVPVQLMQALPYILTVILLAGFIGKAIPPKAGGVPYVKER; encoded by the coding sequence ATGGATTTCTTCCACGTCCTCGTGGTGCTCCTCGAATCAACGATCCGCGTTTCGGTGCCGCTGGTCTTTGCCGCGCTCGCCGGTCTCTTCACCGAGCGAGCCGGCGTTTTCGACATTGGGCTTGAAGGCAAGATGCTCGGCGCCGCCTTCGCGGCCGGTGCCGTCGCCGCCGTCACCCAGTCGGTCTGGATGGGGCTCCTCGCCGCTATCCTCATCTCCATCCTTCTATCGCTGGTCCACGGCTATGCCTCGATCACCCAGCGCGGCAATCAGATCGTCTCGGGCGTGGCGATCAACTTCATTGTTGCCGGCTCGACGGTGATCCTCGGCGAGGCCTGGTTCCGCCAGGGCGGCCGCACGCCGGCGCTTGCCGAGGGCGCCCGGTTCCAGACCATCAATCTGCCCGGCGCGGACGCCATCCGCGAAGTGCCGGTCCTCGGTCCGATCTATGCGGACCTGCTCTCCGGACATTTCCTGCTCACCTATCTCGCCTTCGCCATGGTTCCGGCAAGCTGGTGGATCCTCTACCGCACTCGCTTCGGACTTCGCCTGAGGGCTGTCGGCGAGAATCCCGGCGCGGTCGATACGGCCGGCATCTCGGTGATCTGGCTCAGATACCGCGCGGTCATCTGCTGCGGCATCCTCTGCGGTTTTGCCGGCGCCTACCTGTCGCTGGCGATGACGGCCGGCTTCGTCAAGGGGATGACGGCGGGCAAGGGCTATATCGCGCTCGCGGCGCTGATCTTCGCCAAGTGGCGGCCGAAGAACGTCATGTTCGCCTGCCTGCTCTTCGGCTTCCTCGACGCGCTCGCCATCCGCCTGCAGGGCACGCCCCTGCCGCTCGTCGGCCAGGTGCCGGTGCAATTGATGCAGGCGCTGCCCTATATCCTCACCGTCATCCTGCTCGCCGGCTTTATCGGCAAGGCCATTCCGCCGAAGGCCGGCGGCGTGCCCTATGTGAAGGAGCGTTAA
- a CDS encoding cytidine deaminase, protein MPKNELFVAAREAMAKAHAPYSKFPVGAAIRAEDGRIYTGANIENLSFPEGWCAETTAISHMVMAGQRKIMEVAVIAEKLALCPPCGGCRQRLAEFSGASTRIYLCDETGIKKSLALSDLLPHSFETEILG, encoded by the coding sequence ATGCCGAAGAATGAACTCTTCGTCGCCGCGCGCGAGGCCATGGCCAAGGCCCATGCACCCTATTCCAAGTTCCCGGTGGGGGCGGCGATCCGCGCCGAGGATGGCAGGATCTATACGGGCGCCAATATCGAGAACCTGTCCTTCCCGGAAGGCTGGTGCGCCGAGACGACGGCGATCAGCCACATGGTGATGGCCGGCCAGCGCAAGATCATGGAAGTTGCGGTGATTGCCGAGAAGCTTGCGCTCTGCCCGCCCTGCGGCGGCTGCCGGCAGCGGCTGGCGGAATTCTCCGGCGCCAGCACCCGCATCTATCTCTGCGACGAGACGGGGATCAAGAAGAGCTTGGCGCTTTCCGACCTGCTGCCGCACAGCTTTGAGACCGAGATCCTCGGATGA
- a CDS encoding purine-nucleoside phosphorylase: MTGAAEFLRDKLGDLSPRHAIVLGSGLGSLVEAVSAPVRFSYADIPGFPFSSVSGHAGELVIGRLGDVPVAILSGRVHYYERGDANAMRAPIETLKRIGVENLILTNSAGSLREDMPPGSVMRIADHIAFSGANPLIGVESDDRFVGMTNAYDAALAVQMEEAAERLGIPLARGVYMWFSGPSFETPAEIRMARVLGADAVGMSTVPEVILARFFGMKVAAASVITNYGAGMTGAELSHHETKEMAPFGGQRLASILKEMIASED, encoded by the coding sequence ATGACCGGCGCGGCTGAATTCCTGCGTGACAAACTCGGCGATCTGTCGCCGCGCCATGCCATCGTCCTCGGCTCGGGTCTCGGCTCGCTCGTCGAGGCGGTCAGCGCGCCGGTCCGCTTTTCCTATGCGGACATACCGGGCTTCCCGTTCAGCAGCGTCTCCGGCCATGCGGGCGAGCTCGTTATCGGCCGCCTCGGCGACGTTCCGGTCGCCATCCTGTCGGGCCGCGTTCACTATTACGAGCGCGGCGACGCCAATGCGATGCGTGCCCCGATCGAAACGCTGAAGCGGATCGGCGTCGAGAATCTGATCCTCACCAACTCGGCCGGATCGCTGCGCGAAGATATGCCGCCCGGCTCGGTGATGCGCATCGCCGATCATATCGCCTTTTCCGGCGCCAATCCGCTGATCGGCGTCGAGAGCGACGATCGCTTCGTCGGCATGACGAACGCTTATGACGCGGCGCTCGCCGTTCAGATGGAAGAGGCCGCCGAGCGGCTCGGCATTCCGCTCGCCCGCGGCGTCTATATGTGGTTCTCCGGCCCGAGCTTCGAAACGCCGGCGGAAATCCGCATGGCCCGCGTTCTCGGCGCCGATGCGGTAGGCATGTCCACCGTGCCGGAGGTGATCCTCGCCCGGTTCTTCGGCATGAAGGTTGCGGCCGCGTCGGTCATCACCAACTACGGCGCCGGCATGACCGGTGCCGAGCTCAGCCACCACGAGACCAAGGAGATGGCGCCTTTCGGCGGCCAGCGGCTGGCGTCGATCCTCAAAGAGATGATTGCGAGCGAAGACTGA
- the deoA gene encoding thymidine phosphorylase → MAPLPQEVIRKKRDGGRLEPAEIRGFIEGVTDGSVSEGQVAAFAMATWFSGMNRDECVALTLAMRDSGETLDWSAFGRPIVDKHSTGGVGDNVSLMLAPIVAACGAAVPMISGRGLGHTGGTLDKLESIPGYDIQPPPELFRQIVEEVGCAIIGQTANLAPADKRLYAIRDVTATVDSVPLITASILSKKLAAGLQSLVLDVKVGNGSFLTDPGETEILARSLVDVANGAGVHTSALITDMNEPLADAAGNALEVGNCLAYLRGEKAGTRLDQVVMAFAAEMLVAAGISAGEAEAEAMARRALQSGAAMERFARMVHGLGGPADVVDRPDAYLERAPAIIPVPANRDGYLSACETRELGMTVIALGGGRTRPDDRIDHRVGLSGLKPLGTKVERGEPIAFVHAADRQRAEGVRDRVAGLYVIADEPPQPSPVILSYLTSWSAPSSTR, encoded by the coding sequence ATGGCCCCTCTTCCTCAGGAAGTGATCCGCAAGAAGAGGGATGGCGGTCGGCTCGAACCGGCGGAGATACGCGGCTTCATCGAGGGCGTCACCGATGGTTCCGTCTCGGAGGGGCAGGTTGCCGCCTTCGCCATGGCCACCTGGTTCTCGGGCATGAACCGCGACGAATGCGTGGCGCTGACGCTGGCAATGCGCGATTCCGGCGAGACCCTCGACTGGAGCGCGTTCGGCCGCCCCATCGTCGACAAGCATTCGACGGGCGGCGTCGGCGACAATGTCTCGTTGATGCTGGCGCCGATCGTCGCCGCCTGCGGCGCCGCCGTGCCGATGATTTCGGGGCGAGGGCTCGGCCACACCGGGGGTACGCTCGACAAGCTCGAATCGATCCCGGGCTATGACATCCAGCCGCCGCCCGAACTGTTTCGCCAGATCGTCGAGGAGGTCGGTTGCGCCATCATCGGCCAGACCGCCAATCTGGCGCCGGCCGACAAGCGCCTCTATGCGATCCGGGACGTGACGGCGACGGTCGACTCGGTGCCGCTGATCACTGCGTCGATCCTCTCCAAGAAGCTCGCCGCCGGCCTGCAATCGCTGGTGCTCGACGTCAAGGTCGGCAACGGGTCCTTCCTGACGGATCCCGGCGAAACCGAAATCTTGGCGCGTTCGCTCGTCGATGTTGCGAACGGGGCAGGGGTGCACACCTCGGCGCTGATCACCGACATGAACGAGCCGCTGGCGGATGCTGCCGGAAATGCGCTGGAAGTCGGGAACTGCCTTGCTTATCTGCGCGGCGAGAAGGCGGGTACCCGTCTCGATCAGGTGGTGATGGCTTTCGCGGCCGAAATGCTGGTCGCGGCGGGGATTTCGGCAGGCGAGGCCGAAGCTGAAGCCATGGCCCGCCGCGCCCTGCAGAGCGGCGCTGCAATGGAACGCTTCGCCCGCATGGTGCACGGCCTCGGCGGACCTGCCGATGTCGTCGATCGTCCCGACGCTTACCTTGAAAGGGCGCCGGCAATAATTCCAGTGCCCGCCAACCGCGACGGCTACCTTTCGGCGTGCGAGACCCGTGAGCTTGGGATGACGGTCATCGCGCTTGGCGGCGGGCGAACGCGCCCGGACGACCGGATCGATCATCGGGTCGGCCTTTCCGGCCTCAAACCGCTCGGGACAAAGGTCGAGAGGGGCGAGCCGATCGCCTTCGTACACGCCGCCGACCGGCAGCGGGCGGAAGGGGTGAGAGACAGGGTTGCCGGGCTCTATGTGATCGCCGACGAGCCGCCTCAACCGAGCCCGGTCATCCTCTCTTATTTGACGAGCTGGAGCGCACCGTCCTCGACACGATAG
- a CDS encoding retropepsin-like aspartic protease family protein, translating to MLTRLIAFAGGLAALALVVPDLVSNYLDRQESASPQQTAASATPAGANYSGGKAVVLEADRSGHFVGTFRINGRPEQGLVDTGASTIAINASLARRFGIAVGSLSFDARAQTANGIVEAASVSLDRVEIGGISLRNVEAMVLPDKALSGMLVGMSFLNRLSSYRVEDGALQLVK from the coding sequence ATGCTGACACGTCTCATTGCCTTTGCCGGCGGACTTGCCGCCCTCGCCCTCGTCGTCCCTGACCTCGTCTCCAATTATCTCGATCGCCAGGAGTCCGCGTCGCCGCAGCAAACGGCTGCAAGCGCCACGCCGGCTGGCGCCAACTATTCGGGCGGCAAGGCCGTCGTACTCGAAGCGGACCGCTCCGGCCATTTCGTCGGCACGTTCCGGATCAACGGACGGCCCGAACAGGGGCTGGTCGACACCGGCGCAAGCACGATCGCCATCAATGCTTCCCTGGCCCGGCGGTTCGGCATCGCCGTCGGCAGCCTCTCCTTCGATGCGCGGGCGCAGACGGCGAACGGCATCGTCGAAGCGGCCTCGGTCAGCCTCGATCGCGTCGAGATCGGCGGCATTTCGCTCCGGAACGTCGAGGCCATGGTTCTTCCGGACAAGGCGCTTTCGGGCATGCTCGTCGGCATGTCCTTCCTCAACCGGCTATCGTCCTATCGTGTCGAGGACGGTGCGCTCCAGCTCGTCAAATAA
- the upp gene encoding uracil phosphoribosyltransferase has product MDGVTVIDHPLVQHKLTIMRKKETSTAGFRRLLREISTLLCYEVTRDLELTIERIETPLEEMDSPILEGKKLVFASILRAGNGLLEGMLELVPSARVSHIGVYRDHETLQPVEYYFKAPENLSERLIIVVDPMLATGNSSIAAIDKLKQRGARNIRFLCLLAAPEGIRNFQGAHPDVPIFTASIDSHLNEKGYIMPGLGDAGDRMYGTK; this is encoded by the coding sequence ATGGACGGCGTGACAGTGATCGATCATCCGCTGGTGCAGCACAAGCTGACCATCATGCGCAAGAAGGAGACGTCGACCGCAGGATTCCGCCGGCTGCTGCGCGAGATCTCGACGCTGCTCTGCTACGAGGTGACGCGGGATCTGGAACTGACCATCGAGCGGATCGAAACGCCGCTCGAGGAGATGGACTCCCCCATTCTCGAGGGCAAGAAGCTCGTCTTCGCCTCGATCCTGCGCGCCGGCAACGGGCTGCTCGAGGGCATGCTCGAACTGGTGCCGTCCGCCCGCGTCTCGCATATCGGCGTCTATCGCGACCATGAAACGCTGCAGCCGGTCGAGTATTACTTCAAGGCGCCGGAGAACCTCTCGGAGCGACTGATCATCGTCGTCGACCCGATGCTTGCGACCGGCAATTCCTCGATTGCGGCAATCGACAAGCTGAAGCAGCGGGGCGCCAGGAATATCCGCTTCCTCTGCCTGCTTGCCGCACCCGAAGGCATCCGCAATTTCCAGGGGGCGCACCCGGACGTGCCGATCTTCACCGCCTCGATCGACAGCCACCTGAACGAAAAAGGCTATATCATGCCGGGCCTCGGCGACGCCGGCGACCGCATGTACGGCACCAAATAG